CAACGACCTCCTCCAGAACCTTCAGCTTGATATTGCCATAGTCGGTGCCGGTCCTTCGGGAATGGTAGCTGGCTACTACCTCGCCAAGGGCGGCGCTAAGGTGGCCATCTTTGAGAAGAAGCTCTCCGTGGGAGGAGGAATCTGGGGCGGGGCGATGGGATTCAACCGCGTCGTCGTCCAGGAGAGCGCGAGGGAGATCCTCGACGAATTTGGGGTGGACTACAGCCAGGTTGGAAACGGCCTCTACGTTCTCGACTCGATAGAGCTTGCCTCGACGCTCGCGAGCAAGGCGGTGAAAGCAGGGGCAAAGATATTCAACATGGTGGAAGTGGAAGACCTCGTGGTTAAGGACGGCAGGGTCTCGGGACTCGTAATAAACTGGACTCCAGTTATGATGACCGGCCTTCATGTTGATCCGCTCACGGTCGAGGCGAAGTTCGTGGTGGATTCAACGGGCCACGGGGCGCAAATCAGCCAGCACCTCCTAAAGCGTGGACTCATAAAGGCCATCCCCGGAGAAGGGCCGATGTGGGCCGAAAAGGGTGAGGAGCTTACCGTTGAGCACACGAGGGAGGTCTTTCCGGGGCTGTACGCAACTGGAATGGCGGCCAACGCCCTGGCTGGAGCTCCGAGGATGGGTCCGATATTCGGCGGCATGCTCCTGAGCGGGAGGAAGGCGGCACTTGAGATTCTCCAGAAGCTCGGAAAGTGATGCCCATGGCCGTGCTTATAATAGCGGGCCTCGACACGGGCGGTGGGGCGGGGCTGAAGGCGGACATCGAGACGGTTTCCGCTTTGAACGAGCACCCGCTCCCAGTAGTTTCCGCGATAACATATCAGAACCCCAACGAGGTTAGGGGCGTCTTTATAGCACCACCAGAAACTATCAGAGAGCAGATAAGGGCCGTCAGGGATGCCTTTGACATCAGGGCCGTTAAAATCGGCCTCATCCATGGCGGTGCGATAGAGGCCATAGCCGAGGAGACGAAAGGGCTGAGGAAGATTCTCGATCCGGTTATGGCTTCTACCTCTGGCTTCCAGTTTTTAAGCCCGGAAGATGTTGGGAGGCTGAAGAAAAGGCTCGTT
This sequence is a window from Thermococcus kodakarensis KOD1. Protein-coding genes within it:
- a CDS encoding sulfide-dependent adenosine diphosphate thiazole synthase; amino-acid sequence: MREIEISRAIVEAYFNDLLQNLQLDIAIVGAGPSGMVAGYYLAKGGAKVAIFEKKLSVGGGIWGGAMGFNRVVVQESAREILDEFGVDYSQVGNGLYVLDSIELASTLASKAVKAGAKIFNMVEVEDLVVKDGRVSGLVINWTPVMMTGLHVDPLTVEAKFVVDSTGHGAQISQHLLKRGLIKAIPGEGPMWAEKGEELTVEHTREVFPGLYATGMAANALAGAPRMGPIFGGMLLSGRKAALEILQKLGK